One genomic segment of Coffea arabica cultivar ET-39 chromosome 6e, Coffea Arabica ET-39 HiFi, whole genome shotgun sequence includes these proteins:
- the LOC113697217 gene encoding uridine nucleosidase 1, which translates to MSNSRVVNGGCANGLVMADALAEDFANSGAMKRHKLIIDTDPGIDDSMAILMAFQSPDLDILGLTTIYGNVTTEGATRNALLLCEIAGYPGVPVAEGSPGPLKGGAPCIADFVHGSDGLGNIFLPPPKSKKIEKSASEFLVDKVSEYPGEVSILALGPLTNLALAFKRDSSFASKVKRIVILGGAFFALGNVNPAAESNIYCDPEAADVVFTSGANVDVVGINITTQVKMTDAAFDELRQSHGKHAQFVCDICKFYRDWHVKSDGVYGIFLHDPVSFVALVRPDLFTYKKGVVRVETQGISVGHTLMDQGLKKWNSSNPWTGHSPISVAWTVDVDEVLNYVMKSLMKP; encoded by the exons ATGTCCAATTCCCGTGTGGTTAATGGTGGGTGCGCTAATGGGTTGGTGATGGCTGATGCGTTGGCCGAAGATTTTGCCAATTCTGGTGCCATGAAGCGTCACAAGCTCATCATTGACACCGATCCTGGAATTG ATGATAGCATGGCTATATTAATGGCATTCCAATCACCTGACTTGGATATATTGGGATTGACAACAATATATGGTAATGTAACTACTGAAGGTGCTACTCGCAATGCATTGCTTTTG TGTGAGATTGCAGGATATCCAGGTGTGCCTGTAGCAGAGGGTAGCCCTGGACCTCTCAAG GGGGGGGCACCATGCATCGCAGACTTTGTTCATGGTTCAGATGGACTTGGCAACATATTTTTACCTCCTCCAAAATCTAAGAAGATTGAGAAAAGTGCATCTGAATTTTTGGTTGATAAAGTATCTGAATACCCTGGCGAAGTATCTATACTTGCATTGGGACCTCTAACCAATTTGGCATTG GCTTTCAAGCGGGACTCATCCTTTGCAAGCAAGGTGAAAAGAATTGTAATACTTGGTGGAGCTTTCTTCGCTTTGGGAAATGTCAATCCTGCTGCTGAATCAAAT ATTTATTGTGATCCTGAAGCAGCAGATGTTGTGTTCACTTCTGGGGCAAATGTTGATGTTGTTGGCATAAATATCACAACACAAGTCAAAATGACAg ATGCTGCCTTTGATGAACTAAGACAATCTCATGGAAAACATGCTCAATTTGTGTGTGACATTTGCAAATTCTACCGTGACTGGCATGTCAAATCTGACGGTGTCTATG GAATTTTTCTTCACGACCCTGTTAGTTTTGTAGCTCTAGTCCGGCCTGATCTCTTCACATACAAGAAAGGGGTTGTGAGGGTTGAGACACAGGGTATCAGCGTGGGGCATACCCTGATGGACCAAGGGCTGAAAAA ATGGAATTCAAGCAACCCATGGACAGGCCATTCACCTATTTCTGTAGCATGGACTGTTGATGTGGATGAAGTGCTAAACTATGTCATGAAAAGCTTGATGAAACCTTGA